In Archangium violaceum, the following are encoded in one genomic region:
- a CDS encoding prepilin-type N-terminal cleavage/methylation domain-containing protein: MRPPAPWKNRGFTLIELMIVVAIIGILAAVAIPNFLKFQARSKQGEAKANLRSWFVSQRAYLQEKGVYAESLKTIGFSPERGNRYAYYFADTQSCEERKGDGSIASPDFPNCVTVDQGRFGGVPPTPTPAAVSFTWTGMGDDPKAPGLSGTCPGCNIDGFAVGNIDNESSGLDTWYISTKDAKVSAPPCGNDELVAVSGVPYNAFNDTDCD, from the coding sequence ATGCGCCCCCCCGCTCCCTGGAAGAACCGAGGTTTCACGCTCATCGAGCTGATGATCGTCGTGGCGATCATCGGCATCCTCGCCGCCGTCGCCATCCCGAACTTCCTCAAGTTCCAGGCGCGCTCCAAGCAGGGCGAGGCCAAGGCCAACCTGAGGTCCTGGTTCGTCAGCCAGCGCGCCTACCTCCAGGAGAAGGGCGTCTACGCGGAGTCCCTCAAGACGATCGGCTTCTCGCCGGAGCGGGGCAACCGCTACGCCTACTACTTCGCCGACACCCAGTCGTGCGAGGAGCGCAAGGGGGACGGTTCCATCGCCTCGCCCGACTTCCCCAACTGCGTCACGGTGGACCAGGGAAGGTTCGGCGGCGTTCCCCCGACGCCGACTCCCGCGGCGGTCAGCTTCACCTGGACGGGCATGGGGGATGATCCGAAGGCCCCGGGCCTGTCGGGGACCTGCCCGGGTTGCAACATCGATGGCTTCGCGGTGGGCAATATCGACAACGAGTCGAGCGGACTGGACACCTGGTACATCTCCACCAAGGACGCGAAGGTGAGCGCGCCTCCTTGCGGCAACGATGAGCTCGTGGCCGTCTCGGGCGTGCCCTACAACGCCTTCAACGACACCGACTGCGATTAG
- a CDS encoding elongation factor G: MKHPASPRVVTLVGPQGVGKTTLFESLLRSTGAEEVRASGGAGAATGRSMTIELSVAHTGFLGEQWTFIDTPGASEFTQEARHALMVSDAALVVCDASPERAAAMAPLFSFLDAHRIPHLLFLNVLEEGSASVREVLETLQGVSSRPLVLREIPLRQGGHLMGVVDLVSERAWGEGKEGKPALISLPDGDRPREETARRELIERLADLDDKLLEQLLEDVVPPPEALYGQLERALREDRLVPVFLGSAERGLGLERLLKGVRHEVPTVEETRERLGLPGDAPVLVQSFKTQHLPHVGKLSMVRVWRGEVQDGGTLANGRVGGVQRVHGTKQSAAGTARAGEVVSVGRVDAMRTGDLADPARAHPPKDWPLPPPPVHQVAIVAEKRTDDVKLTSALARLVEEDPSLSVDQEADSQMLLLGGQGELHLREALEHLRARMRVPVVTRPLPIPYRETLRRKGSHHARFKRQSGGHGQFGDVVVDVEPLPRGQGFRFTSAVVGGAVPKQYIPAVEEGVKDGLRRGPLGFPVVDVAVTLTGGTYHSVDSSDQAFRTTGRLAMVEILPKLEPVLLEPILQVDIHVPHEAIPRAQRLVTGHRGQILGFDTHPDIPGWEVLTAYVPQAEMQGFIVELRSATSGLGGFVSRHDHYAELVGKQAERVVVQHHQEAAER; the protein is encoded by the coding sequence ATGAAACATCCCGCGTCGCCGAGAGTCGTCACCCTCGTGGGACCCCAGGGTGTGGGCAAAACCACCCTGTTCGAATCGCTGTTGCGATCCACGGGGGCGGAGGAAGTACGTGCTTCGGGAGGAGCCGGTGCGGCCACCGGACGGAGCATGACCATCGAGTTGTCCGTGGCTCACACCGGGTTCCTCGGTGAGCAATGGACATTCATCGACACTCCGGGAGCCTCGGAGTTCACCCAGGAGGCACGTCACGCCCTCATGGTGAGCGACGCGGCCCTGGTGGTGTGTGACGCCTCGCCCGAGCGCGCGGCGGCAATGGCGCCCCTCTTCTCCTTCCTGGACGCGCACCGCATCCCCCACCTGCTCTTCCTCAACGTGCTCGAGGAAGGAAGCGCGTCCGTGCGCGAGGTGCTGGAGACATTGCAGGGCGTCTCCTCGCGGCCCCTGGTGCTGCGCGAGATACCGCTGCGCCAGGGCGGGCACCTGATGGGCGTGGTGGACCTGGTGAGCGAGCGCGCCTGGGGCGAGGGCAAGGAAGGAAAGCCCGCGCTCATCTCCCTGCCCGACGGGGACCGCCCACGCGAGGAGACAGCGCGGCGCGAGCTCATCGAGCGGCTCGCGGATCTGGACGACAAGCTGCTCGAACAGCTCCTGGAGGACGTGGTGCCTCCGCCGGAGGCACTCTACGGCCAGCTGGAACGAGCCCTGCGCGAGGACAGGCTGGTGCCCGTGTTCCTCGGCTCGGCGGAGCGGGGCCTGGGATTGGAGCGGCTCCTCAAGGGCGTGCGGCACGAGGTCCCCACGGTGGAGGAGACGCGCGAGCGCCTGGGCCTCCCTGGAGACGCGCCCGTGCTGGTGCAGTCCTTCAAGACGCAGCACTTGCCGCACGTGGGCAAGCTGTCGATGGTGCGTGTCTGGCGCGGTGAGGTGCAGGACGGAGGCACGCTGGCCAACGGACGCGTGGGCGGCGTGCAGCGGGTGCACGGGACGAAGCAGAGCGCCGCGGGCACGGCTCGCGCGGGCGAGGTGGTGTCCGTCGGGCGCGTGGATGCGATGCGCACGGGCGACCTGGCCGACCCCGCGCGCGCGCATCCCCCCAAGGACTGGCCCCTGCCTCCGCCTCCGGTGCACCAGGTCGCCATCGTCGCCGAGAAGCGCACCGATGACGTGAAGCTGACGAGCGCCCTGGCCCGGCTGGTGGAGGAGGACCCCTCCCTGTCGGTGGACCAGGAGGCGGACTCGCAGATGCTGCTGCTCGGCGGACAGGGCGAGCTGCACCTGCGCGAGGCCCTCGAGCACCTGCGCGCGCGCATGCGCGTCCCCGTGGTGACGCGCCCGCTGCCCATCCCCTACCGGGAGACGCTCCGCCGCAAGGGCTCGCACCATGCGCGGTTCAAGCGCCAGTCCGGCGGGCACGGTCAGTTCGGTGACGTGGTGGTCGACGTGGAGCCCCTGCCTCGAGGCCAGGGCTTCCGCTTCACCTCGGCCGTCGTGGGCGGAGCGGTGCCCAAGCAGTACATCCCCGCGGTGGAGGAAGGCGTGAAGGACGGCTTGAGACGCGGGCCGCTCGGCTTCCCCGTGGTGGACGTGGCCGTCACCCTCACCGGCGGCACGTACCACTCGGTGGACAGCTCGGACCAGGCCTTCCGCACCACCGGGCGCCTGGCCATGGTGGAGATACTGCCCAAGCTGGAGCCGGTGCTGCTCGAGCCCATCCTCCAGGTGGACATCCACGTGCCGCACGAGGCCATCCCGCGTGCGCAACGGCTCGTCACCGGCCACCGGGGACAGATATTGGGCTTCGACACCCACCCGGACATCCCAGGCTGGGAGGTGCTCACCGCCTACGTGCCCCAGGCGGAGATGCAGGGCTTCATCGTCGAGCTGCGCTCGGCCACCTCCGGCCTGGGCGGCTTCGTATCGCGGCACGACCACTACGCCGAGCTGGTGGGCAAGCAGGCCGAGCGCGTCGTGGTCCAGCACCACCAGGAGGCGGCGGAGCGCTAG